In Streptomyces sp. NBC_01381, a genomic segment contains:
- a CDS encoding helix-turn-helix domain-containing protein, translating to MPGMKDARPCSIADALALVGEKYSLLVLREVCLGNGRFDQLVRNIGAPRDVLATRLRRLVDAGVLEKIPYSERPQRFHYRPTQAGLELEPVLMTLMAWGDRHLRKDDDRPMVIEHVCGHEMLPVVTCHACGDRVRHDDLTAHPQAPGWTTKGPTEAA from the coding sequence CTGCCCGGCATGAAGGATGCGCGCCCCTGCTCGATCGCCGACGCCCTCGCCCTCGTCGGCGAGAAGTACTCCCTGCTCGTCCTGCGCGAGGTCTGCCTCGGCAATGGACGCTTCGACCAGCTGGTGCGCAACATCGGCGCCCCGCGCGACGTCCTCGCCACCCGCCTGCGCCGCCTGGTGGACGCGGGCGTCCTGGAGAAGATCCCCTACAGCGAGCGCCCACAGCGCTTCCACTACCGCCCCACGCAGGCCGGCCTCGAACTCGAACCGGTCCTGATGACCCTGATGGCCTGGGGCGACCGCCACCTGCGCAAGGACGACGACCGCCCGATGGTCATCGAGCACGTCTGCGGCCACGAGATGCTCCCGGTCGTGACCTGCCACGCCTGCGGCGACCGGGTCCGCCACGACGACCTCACCGCGCACCCGCAGGCACCGGGCTGGACGACGAAGGGTCCGACGGAAGCCGCTTAA
- a CDS encoding undecaprenyl-diphosphate phosphatase, with amino-acid sequence MSWLESFILGLVQGLTEFLPISSSAHLRLTAAFAGWHDPGAAFTAITQIGTEAAVLIYFRKDIGRIITAWFGSLFGKVPRSDHDAQMGWLVIVGSIPIGVLGVTFKDQIEGPFRDLRLIATTLIVMGIVLGIADRLAARDETGGKHRAVKERKSLKELGVRDGLIFGVCQAMALIPGVSRSGATISGGLLMGYTREAAARYSFLLAIPAVLASGAFELKDAGEGGHVSWGPTIFATIIAFVVGYAVIAWFMKFITTKSFMPFVIYRILLGILLFVLVGAGVLSPHAGESGG; translated from the coding sequence ATGTCTTGGCTTGAATCCTTCATCCTCGGGCTCGTCCAGGGACTGACCGAGTTCCTCCCGATCTCGTCCAGCGCGCATCTGCGGCTGACCGCGGCGTTCGCGGGCTGGCACGATCCGGGGGCCGCGTTCACCGCGATCACCCAGATCGGCACCGAGGCCGCCGTGCTGATCTACTTCCGCAAGGACATCGGCCGGATCATCACGGCGTGGTTCGGCTCCCTCTTCGGCAAGGTGCCGCGCTCCGACCACGACGCGCAGATGGGCTGGCTCGTCATCGTCGGCTCGATCCCGATCGGGGTGCTCGGCGTCACGTTCAAGGACCAGATCGAGGGCCCCTTCCGTGATCTGCGCCTGATCGCCACGACCCTCATCGTCATGGGCATCGTCCTCGGCATCGCCGACCGCCTCGCGGCCCGCGACGAGACCGGCGGCAAGCACCGTGCCGTGAAGGAACGCAAGAGCCTGAAGGAACTGGGCGTACGCGACGGCCTGATCTTCGGCGTCTGCCAGGCCATGGCCCTCATCCCCGGCGTCTCCCGCTCCGGCGCCACGATCAGCGGCGGCCTCCTGATGGGCTACACCCGCGAGGCCGCGGCCCGCTACTCGTTCCTGCTCGCCATCCCGGCCGTCCTGGCCTCCGGCGCCTTCGAGCTGAAGGACGCGGGCGAGGGCGGTCACGTGTCGTGGGGCCCGACGATCTTCGCGACGATCATCGCCTTCGTGGTGGGCTACGCGGTGATCGCGTGGTTCATGAAGTTCATTACGACGAAGTCCTTCATGCCCTTCGTGATCTACCGGATCCTGCTCGGCATCCTGCTGTTCGTGCTGGTGGGAGCCGGTGTGCTGAGCCCGCACGCGGGCGAATCCGGCGGCTGA